The genomic window CTCTACTCTTTATCACTTACTATAGTTTAAGATACCCATTACCTTTAATAAAGAAATATATTGGCTTAATAGACGATAAAATATAAGGAAGGTTAGATTAAACTTTGCTACATAAATTTTTCCTTTTACAAACTACTGTTATAGGTGCTTGTCCTATAAATTTATGCCTAGTTAAAAATATAAATTAAAAGCCACTAATATAATTAGTGGCTTAATTAAACTAATTATTATTAAAATTTGCATTAGCAAAATCCCAATTGATCAAGGAATTTAAAAATGTATCTATATATTTAGGTCTAGCATTACGATAATCTATGTAATAAGCATGTTCCCACACATCCATTGTTAGTAAAGGGATTTGCCCTTTAACTATAGGAGTGCCCGCATTAGCAGTTTTAGTAACTTTTAATTTAGCTCCCTCTAAAACTAACCAAGCCCAACCACTACCAAATTGTGTAGCGCCTGCTGCGGCAAACTCTGCTTTAAAATTATCATATGAGCCAAAATCATCTTCTATTTTATTTAATAATGCTC from Alphaproteobacteria bacterium includes these protein-coding regions:
- a CDS encoding superoxide dismutase; the encoded protein is MALNLPELPYAINALEPHITQETLEFHYGKHHQTYVTNGNKLISGTEFADKAIEDIIRETANNPAHAGIFNNAAQVWNHSFYWQSMKPNGGGKPEGALLNKIEDDFGSYDNFKAEFAAAGATQFGSGWAWLVLEGAKLKVTKTANAGTPIVKGQIPLLTMDVWEHAYYIDYRNARPKYIDTFLNSLINWDFANANFNNN